One part of the Oncorhynchus clarkii lewisi isolate Uvic-CL-2024 chromosome 7, UVic_Ocla_1.0, whole genome shotgun sequence genome encodes these proteins:
- the LOC139414216 gene encoding adenosine receptor A1-like, translating to MMSGGEVVYTVLEVLIAIACCLGNVLVIWAVWSSSALRQPIFCFMVSLAVADFLVGSVAMPLAVLVDGRVQTSFNVCLFISCVVIMLTVASVLSLLAIAVDRYLRVFIPLSYKTTVTERRSWVVVATCWFVAFILSFPPMFGWYNRETLSHSENSTAILCHFLAVIPMSYIVYFNFFLCILTPLIVMAVLYIYIFCTIWRNLREKAGHGAQSHTYFRKERSLAQSLALVLVLFAFCWLPLHIMNCAAYFGSPSDIPHTAFYVGILLSHANSAVNPVVYAFKIRRIQGAYLRIWRRFFVCRDDNQGSQSNRSTEHNISSNPNNVSKG from the exons ATGATGTCTGGAGGAGAGGTGGTCTACACAGTGCTGGAGGTGCTGATCGCCATTGCCTGCTGCCTGGGAAATGTGCTGGTTATCTGGGCAGTGTGGTCAAGCAGTGCTCTGCGGCAGCCCATCTTCTGCTTTATGGTTTCTCTGGCTGTGGCCGACTTCCTCGTAGGGTCTGTGGCCATGCCGCTGGCTGTACTGGTGGATGGACGGGTGCAGACCTCGTTCAATGTCTGTCTCTTCATTAGCTGTGTGGTCATCATGTTGACAGTGGCCTCAGTCTTGTCACTGCTAGCCATTGCTGTGGACCGATACCTACGCGTCTTCATCCCTCTCAG CTACAAGACGACGGTAACAGAGAGAAGATCTTGGGTGGTAGTAGCAACATGTTGGTTTGTTGCTTTTATATTGAGCTTCCCTCCCATGTTTGGATGGTACAATCGTGAAACGTTGTCTCACTCAGAGAACTCGACCGCAatcctctgccatttcctggcTGTGATCCCCATGTCATACATTGTTTACTTCAATTTCTTCCTCTGCATCCTCACCCCGTTAATTGTCATGGCTGTCCTGTACATCTACATCTTCTGTACCATCTGGAGGAACCTGAGGGAGAAAGCAGGGCACGGGGCCCAGTCCCACACCTACTTCAGGAAGGAGAGGAGCCTGGCCCAATCACTGGCTCTGGTCCTGGTGCTGTTCGCCTTCTGCTGGCTCCCCCTGCACATTATGAACTGTGCTGCCTACTTTGGCAGCCCGTCAGACATACCCCACACCGCCTTCTATGTGGGCATCCTCCTTTCCCATGCCAATTCAGCGGTCAACCCAGTCGTCTATGCCTTCAAGATCCGCAGGATCCAGGGAGCGTACCTGAGGATCTGGAGGAGGTTCTTTGTGTGTCGCGATGACAACCAGGGCTCTCAGAGCAATCGTTCCACTGAGCACAATATCAGCAGCAACCCTAACAATGTGAGCAAGGGATAG
- the LOC139414217 gene encoding adenosine receptor A1: protein MFSFPGIQPREHVDMIYISMETAIALASVLGNVLVVLVVCVNRALRDTTFCFIVSLAVADIAVGALVIPLAIVISLGLKTQFYTCLFLACLLLIITQGSILSLMAIAIDRYLRVKIPIKYSIIVTQNRAWVAVFLCWLLSALTGLVPMLGWHNEHTHGNLSTTSDDIIVCTFTTVMRMDYMVYFNFFGWVVVPLTIMIALYAEIFRVIRKQLNMRAEATCDTSKYLHKELKLAKSLALVVLLFALCWLPLHVMNCILFFCPECGMPKSAMYMGIFMSHVNSALNPLVYAFRIQRFRATLVQIARRCMLCKHKETSPCPNQPSPPPLSDKSPVHP from the exons atgttttccttTCCCGGTATCCAGCCACGGGAGCATGTGGACATGATTTACATCTCCATGGAGACAGCCATCGCCCTGGCCTCTGTGCTGGGAAACGTGCTGGTGGTGCTGGTGGTTTGTGTAAACCGCGCCCTGAGAGACACCACGTTCTGCTTCATCGTGTCTCTAGCGGTGGCCGACATCGCTGTGGGAGCCCTGGTCATTCCCCTGGCTATAGTGATTAGTCTGGGGCTGAAGACTCAATTCTACACCTGCCTCTTCCTCGCCTGTCTGCTCCTCATCATCACCCAGGGTTCCATCCTGTCTCTAATGGCCATCGCCATTGACCGCTACCTCCGGGTCAAGATTCCCATCAA GTACAGCATCATCGTGACCCAGAACAGGGCATGGGTGGCAGTGTTCCTGTGCTGGCTCCTCTCTGCCCTGACCGGGCTGGTGCCAATGTTGGGCTGGCACAACGAGCACACACACGGTAACCTCAGCACCACCAGTGATGACATAATAGTTTGCACATTTACCACGGTCATGCGCATGGACTACATGGTCTACTTCAACTTCTTCGGCTGGGTGGTGGTTCCTCTGACCATCATGATCGCGCTTTACGCTGAGATCTTCAGGGTGATCCGGAAGCAGCTCAACATGCGTGCAGAGGCCACTTGCGACACCAGCAAGTACTTGCACAAGGAGCTAAAATTAGCCAAGTCCCTTGCGCTCGTCGTCTTGCTATTCGCTCTATGCTGGTTGCCCCTGCATGTCATGAACTGCATCCTCTTCTTCTGCCCGGAGTGTGGGATGCCCAAGAGCGCCATGTACATGGGCATCTTTATGTCCCATGTCAACTCTGCCCTCAATCCGCTGGTCTATGCCTTCCGGATACAGCGGTTCCGCGCCACGCTAGTCCAGATCGCCCGCCGCTGCATGCTGTGTAAACACAAGGAGACCAGCCCCTGCCCCAACCAGCCCAGCCCGCCACCCCTGTCTGATAAATCTCCAGTCCACCCTTAG